One window of Nymphaea colorata isolate Beijing-Zhang1983 chromosome 11, ASM883128v2, whole genome shotgun sequence genomic DNA carries:
- the LOC116263701 gene encoding uncharacterized mitochondrial protein AtMg00810-like: MDFLETFSPVVKPATIRIILSVALMNGWPLKQIDVKNAFLNGYLTETVFIEKPQGFQDARFPHHVYKWNRALYGPKQAPRAWYDRFAQFLFSHNFQASSADPSLFVRLQQSTVTIRPLYVDDIILTGSSPTFLASFQNEVSRTFAMTDLGDLHYFLGIQVQHTTSSLFLNQQRYIMDILERAQMQSCRSTVTPIVTNVYSNSTVEEEAYPNATLYRSLVGALQYLTFIRPNITYAVNYVSQFMHVPSLRHFQLLKRILRYIQGTISLGMQLFKPSKLSIGAYFDADWSGCPSTHRSTTACCTFLGPNCISWASKQQQSVARSYCEAE, encoded by the coding sequence ATGGACTTCCTTGAAACCTTTTCACCAGTTGTTAAACCAGCAACTATTCGGATCATTCTCTCTGTTGCTCTCATGAATGGCTGGCCACTTAAACAaattgatgtcaaaaatgcatttttgaatggCTATTTGACTGAAACTGTTTTTATTGAGAAGCCTCAAGGTTTCCAAGATGCTCGGTTTCCACACCATGTTTACAAATGGAATCGTGCTCTATATGGTCCCAAACAGGCCCCGCGGGCTTGGTATGATCGGTTTGCTCAATTTTTATTCTCTCACAACTTTCAAGCCAGCTCTGCAGATCCATCGTTATTTGTGAGACTCCAACAGTCCACTGTAACTATACGTCcattatatgtggatgatatcattctcacTGGCAGCAgtccaacttttcttgcatcctttCAAAATGAAGTCTCTCGTACTTTTGCTATGACTGATCTTGGGGACTTACATTATTTCTTAGGCATTCAAGTCCAACACACTACTTCCAGCCTATTCCTCAACCAGCAACGCTATATTATGGACATCCTAGAACGTGCTCAGATGCAATCATGCCGATCAACTGTTACCCCAATAGTTACTAATGTTTACAGCAACAGTActgtagaagaagaagcatatcccaATGCTACATTGTATCGTAGTCTTGTTGGAGCTCTGCAATATCTTACTTTTATTCGACCAAACATTACTTATGCTGTTAATTATGTGTCACAGTTTATGCATGTTCCTTCCCTGCGACATTTTCAGTTGCTGAAACGCATACTTCGATATATTCAGGGCACTATCTCTCTTGGAATGCAATTGTTTAAGCCGAGCAAATTATCAATTGGAGCTTATTTTGATGCAGATTGGTCTGGCTGCCCCTCCACTCATCGCTCTACCACAGCCTGCTGCACTTTTCTGGGCCCCAATTGTATTTCTTGGGCATCTAAACAACAACAAAGTGTTGCGAGATCTTATTGTGAAGCTGAATAG